In a single window of the Elaeis guineensis isolate ETL-2024a chromosome 6, EG11, whole genome shotgun sequence genome:
- the LOC140858400 gene encoding serine/threonine-protein kinase PBL34-like isoform X2, whose protein sequence is MGLGPEEFKSEGWGSVGKGKEKGSKNKKSKAREEETGCWIKRRLMWSCISSRSKVDTSISNASTHCESKYTNDGSRDQPVAPVVSGSTTTSTAESNSSTKGGEELKVASQLRKFTFHELKSATRNFRPESLLGEGGFGCVFKGWIEENGTAPVKPGTGLTVAVKTLNHDGLQGHKEWLAEVNYLGDLQHPNLVRLIGYCIEDDQRLLVYEFMPRGSLENHLFRRSLPLPWPIRMKIALGAARGLAFLHEEAERPVIYRDFKTSNILLDADYNAKLSDFGLAKDAPEGDKTHVSTRVMGTYGYAAPEYVMTGHLTSKSDVYSFGVVLLEMMTGRRSMDRNRPNGEHNLVEWARPQLGERRRFFRLIDPRLDGNFSVKGAQKAAQLAHACLSRDPKIRPLMSEVVKVLKPLINLKDMASSSYFFQSMQAGAANTNNQNARHVLKLQASFPRNGQQPVRSQPGRSLSNGSLPSPYRQSPKPNGKQP, encoded by the exons ATGGGGTTGGGTCCCGAGGAGTTTAAATCGGAGGGATGGGGCAGCGTTGGGAAAGGGAAGGAGAAGGGGAGTAAGAATAAGAAGAGCAAGGCAAGGGAGGAGGAGACTGGATGTTGGATTAAGCGCAGATTGATGTGGAGTTGCATCTCGTCAAGATCCAAAGTGGATACATCCATCAGTAATGCCAGCACTCATTGCG AAAGTAAATACACAAATGATGGCAGCAGGGACCAACCAGTTGCACCAGTAGTCTCTGGTTCCACAACCACAAGTACTGCTGAAAGTAACTCATCTACTAAAGGAGGTGAGGAATTAAAAGTTGCATCTCAGTTGCGGAAGTTCACTTTCCATGAGCTTAAGTCTGCCACAAGAAACTTTAGGCCGGAGAGCCTTCTGGGAGAGGGGGGCTTTGGTTGTGTCTTCAAAGGATGGATCGAGGAGAATGGTACTGCTCCTGTGAAACCTGGTACAGGGCTAACTGTTGCTGTCAAAACACTCAACCATGATGGACTTCAAGGGCATAAAGAGTGGCTG GCAGAAGTTAATTATCTTGGTGACCTTCAACATCCAAATTTAGTGAGGTTGATTGGTTACTGTATTGAAGATGATCAAAGATTGCTGGTGTATGAGTTTATGCCTCGAGGAAGtcttgaaaatcatcttttcagAA GGTCCCTGCCTCTGCCATGGCCCATAAGAATGAAGATTGCTCTGGGTGCTGCAAGGGGCCTTGCTTTTCTCCATGAGGAAGCAGAAAGACCAGTGATATATCGTGATTTCAAAACATCCAACATTCTATTGGATGCG GATTATAATGCAAAGCTGTCGGACTTTGGGCTTGCTAAGGATGCTCCTGAGGGGGATAAAACTCATGTGTCAACACGAGTGATGGGAACATATGGATATGCAGCTCCAGAATATGTAATGACAG GACATCTGACATCAAAGAGTGATGTCTACAGTTTTGGGGTGGTGCTGCTCGAAATGATGACAGGGCGGAGGTCCATGGACAGGAACCGACCAAATGGTGAGCACAACCTGGTGGAGTGGGCACGCCCCCAGCTAGGAGAAAGACGACGCTTCTTCAGACTTATAGATCCTCGCCTGGATGGCAACTTCTCAGTCAAAGGTGCTCAAAAAGCTGCCCAGCTGGCACATGCGTGCCTCAGTCGTGATCCGAAAATCAGGCCTTTAATGAGTGAAGTAGTGAAAGTCCTCAAACCATTGATCAACCTTAAAGACATGGCGAGCTCCTCGTATTTTTTTCAGTCAATGCAAGCAGGTGCAGCAAACACCAACAATCAGAATGCAAGGCATGTTTTAAAATTACAGGCATCCTTTCCAAGGAATGGACAGCAGCCTGTGAGGAGCCAGCCTGGGAGGAGCCTCTCTAATGGTTCACTTCCTTCTCCATACCGCCAATCTCCAAAGCCCAATGGCAAACAACCATGA
- the LOC140858400 gene encoding serine/threonine-protein kinase PBL34-like isoform X3 — protein sequence MGLGPEEFKSEGWGSVGKGKEKGSKNKKSKAREEETGCWIKRRLMWSCISSRSKVDTSISNASTHCAESKYTNDGSRDQPVAPVVSGSTTTSTAESNSSTKGGEELKVASQLRKFTFHELKSATRNFRPESLLGEGGFGCVFKGWIEENGTAPVKPGTGLTVAVKTLNHDGLQGHKEWLAEVNYLGDLQHPNLVRLIGYCIEDDQRLLVYEFMPRGSLENHLFRRSLPLPWPIRMKIALGAARGLAFLHEEAERPVIYRDFKTSNILLDADYNAKLSDFGLAKDAPEGDKTHVSTRVMGTYGYAAPEYVMTGEILIMKGKY from the exons ATGGGGTTGGGTCCCGAGGAGTTTAAATCGGAGGGATGGGGCAGCGTTGGGAAAGGGAAGGAGAAGGGGAGTAAGAATAAGAAGAGCAAGGCAAGGGAGGAGGAGACTGGATGTTGGATTAAGCGCAGATTGATGTGGAGTTGCATCTCGTCAAGATCCAAAGTGGATACATCCATCAGTAATGCCAGCACTCATTGCG CAGAAAGTAAATACACAAATGATGGCAGCAGGGACCAACCAGTTGCACCAGTAGTCTCTGGTTCCACAACCACAAGTACTGCTGAAAGTAACTCATCTACTAAAGGAGGTGAGGAATTAAAAGTTGCATCTCAGTTGCGGAAGTTCACTTTCCATGAGCTTAAGTCTGCCACAAGAAACTTTAGGCCGGAGAGCCTTCTGGGAGAGGGGGGCTTTGGTTGTGTCTTCAAAGGATGGATCGAGGAGAATGGTACTGCTCCTGTGAAACCTGGTACAGGGCTAACTGTTGCTGTCAAAACACTCAACCATGATGGACTTCAAGGGCATAAAGAGTGGCTG GCAGAAGTTAATTATCTTGGTGACCTTCAACATCCAAATTTAGTGAGGTTGATTGGTTACTGTATTGAAGATGATCAAAGATTGCTGGTGTATGAGTTTATGCCTCGAGGAAGtcttgaaaatcatcttttcagAA GGTCCCTGCCTCTGCCATGGCCCATAAGAATGAAGATTGCTCTGGGTGCTGCAAGGGGCCTTGCTTTTCTCCATGAGGAAGCAGAAAGACCAGTGATATATCGTGATTTCAAAACATCCAACATTCTATTGGATGCG GATTATAATGCAAAGCTGTCGGACTTTGGGCTTGCTAAGGATGCTCCTGAGGGGGATAAAACTCATGTGTCAACACGAGTGATGGGAACATATGGATATGCAGCTCCAGAATATGTAATGACAG GTGAAATATTAATAATGAAAGGAAAATACTGA
- the LOC140858400 gene encoding serine/threonine-protein kinase PBL34-like isoform X1: MGLGPEEFKSEGWGSVGKGKEKGSKNKKSKAREEETGCWIKRRLMWSCISSRSKVDTSISNASTHCAESKYTNDGSRDQPVAPVVSGSTTTSTAESNSSTKGGEELKVASQLRKFTFHELKSATRNFRPESLLGEGGFGCVFKGWIEENGTAPVKPGTGLTVAVKTLNHDGLQGHKEWLAEVNYLGDLQHPNLVRLIGYCIEDDQRLLVYEFMPRGSLENHLFRRSLPLPWPIRMKIALGAARGLAFLHEEAERPVIYRDFKTSNILLDADYNAKLSDFGLAKDAPEGDKTHVSTRVMGTYGYAAPEYVMTGHLTSKSDVYSFGVVLLEMMTGRRSMDRNRPNGEHNLVEWARPQLGERRRFFRLIDPRLDGNFSVKGAQKAAQLAHACLSRDPKIRPLMSEVVKVLKPLINLKDMASSSYFFQSMQAGAANTNNQNARHVLKLQASFPRNGQQPVRSQPGRSLSNGSLPSPYRQSPKPNGKQP; encoded by the exons ATGGGGTTGGGTCCCGAGGAGTTTAAATCGGAGGGATGGGGCAGCGTTGGGAAAGGGAAGGAGAAGGGGAGTAAGAATAAGAAGAGCAAGGCAAGGGAGGAGGAGACTGGATGTTGGATTAAGCGCAGATTGATGTGGAGTTGCATCTCGTCAAGATCCAAAGTGGATACATCCATCAGTAATGCCAGCACTCATTGCG CAGAAAGTAAATACACAAATGATGGCAGCAGGGACCAACCAGTTGCACCAGTAGTCTCTGGTTCCACAACCACAAGTACTGCTGAAAGTAACTCATCTACTAAAGGAGGTGAGGAATTAAAAGTTGCATCTCAGTTGCGGAAGTTCACTTTCCATGAGCTTAAGTCTGCCACAAGAAACTTTAGGCCGGAGAGCCTTCTGGGAGAGGGGGGCTTTGGTTGTGTCTTCAAAGGATGGATCGAGGAGAATGGTACTGCTCCTGTGAAACCTGGTACAGGGCTAACTGTTGCTGTCAAAACACTCAACCATGATGGACTTCAAGGGCATAAAGAGTGGCTG GCAGAAGTTAATTATCTTGGTGACCTTCAACATCCAAATTTAGTGAGGTTGATTGGTTACTGTATTGAAGATGATCAAAGATTGCTGGTGTATGAGTTTATGCCTCGAGGAAGtcttgaaaatcatcttttcagAA GGTCCCTGCCTCTGCCATGGCCCATAAGAATGAAGATTGCTCTGGGTGCTGCAAGGGGCCTTGCTTTTCTCCATGAGGAAGCAGAAAGACCAGTGATATATCGTGATTTCAAAACATCCAACATTCTATTGGATGCG GATTATAATGCAAAGCTGTCGGACTTTGGGCTTGCTAAGGATGCTCCTGAGGGGGATAAAACTCATGTGTCAACACGAGTGATGGGAACATATGGATATGCAGCTCCAGAATATGTAATGACAG GACATCTGACATCAAAGAGTGATGTCTACAGTTTTGGGGTGGTGCTGCTCGAAATGATGACAGGGCGGAGGTCCATGGACAGGAACCGACCAAATGGTGAGCACAACCTGGTGGAGTGGGCACGCCCCCAGCTAGGAGAAAGACGACGCTTCTTCAGACTTATAGATCCTCGCCTGGATGGCAACTTCTCAGTCAAAGGTGCTCAAAAAGCTGCCCAGCTGGCACATGCGTGCCTCAGTCGTGATCCGAAAATCAGGCCTTTAATGAGTGAAGTAGTGAAAGTCCTCAAACCATTGATCAACCTTAAAGACATGGCGAGCTCCTCGTATTTTTTTCAGTCAATGCAAGCAGGTGCAGCAAACACCAACAATCAGAATGCAAGGCATGTTTTAAAATTACAGGCATCCTTTCCAAGGAATGGACAGCAGCCTGTGAGGAGCCAGCCTGGGAGGAGCCTCTCTAATGGTTCACTTCCTTCTCCATACCGCCAATCTCCAAAGCCCAATGGCAAACAACCATGA
- the LOC140858401 gene encoding hypersensitive-induced response protein 1 yields the protein MGQALCCLQVEQSTVAIKETFGRFTDVLDPGCHFLPWCLGQQIAGYLSLRVQQLDVRCETKTKDNVFVTVVASIQYRALADKASDAFYRLSNTREQIQSYVFDVIRASVPKLNLDDVFEQKNDIAKAVEDELEKAMSMYGYEIVQTLIVDIEPDEHVKRAMNEINAAARLRVAANEKAEAEKILQIKRAEGDAESKYLAGLGIARQRQAIVDGLRDSVLAFSVNVPGTTAKDVMDMVLVTQYFDTMKEIGASSKASSVFIPHGPGAVRDIAAQIRDGLLQASTTQQ from the exons ATGGGGCAGGCTTTATGTTGCTTACAAGTTGAGCAGTCAACTGTAGCTATCAAAGAAACTTTTGGTAGGTTCACTGATGTGCTTGATCCCGGATGCCACTTCTTGCCATGGTGTCTAGGGCAGCAGATTGCTGGCTATCTCTCATTGCGTGTGCAGCAACTTGATGTTCGTTGTGAAACAAAGACAAAG GATAATGTGTTTGTTACTGTTGTTGCATCTATACAATACCGTGCTCTTGCTGATAAGGCATCTGATGCTTTCTATAGACTTAGCAACACAAGGGAACAGATTCAATCCTATGTTTTTGATG TCATCAGGGCGAGTGTTCCAAAGCTGAACTTAGATGATGTATTCGAACAGAAGAATGATATTGCGAAAGCTGTGGAAGATGAACTTGAAAAG GCAATGTCAATGTATGGATATGAGATAGTTCAAACACTCATTGTGGATATTGAGCCTGACGAGCATGTTAAGAGGGCAATGAACGAGATCAATGCAG CTGCCAGGCTGAGGGTGGCAGCAAATGAAAAGGCTGAAGCTGAGAAAATACTGCAGATCAAGCGTGCTGAAGGAGATGCAGAATCCAAGTACTTAGCGGGGCTTGGTATAGCACGCCAACGCCAGGCCATTGTGGATGGGCTGAGGGACAGCGTGCTTGCCTTCTCTGTAAATGTACCTGGGACCACAGCCAAGGATGTCATGGATATGGTGCTGGTGACACAGTACTTTGACACCATGAAAGAGATTGGAGCATCCTCAAAGGCCTCTTCTGTGTTCATCCCTCATGGGCCTGGGGCTGTGAGGGACATTGCTGCACAAATAAGGGATGGCCTCCTCCAAGCTAGCACCACTCAGCAGTAG